From Pempheris klunzingeri isolate RE-2024b chromosome 16, fPemKlu1.hap1, whole genome shotgun sequence, a single genomic window includes:
- the rpa3 gene encoding replication protein A 14 kDa subunit yields the protein MAGILDVPKTRINCSMLSQHINKPVCLVGRVEKVHQTGKSFTVSDGEGKVASVELNEPLEEELSGAVEVIGMVSNKGEIMASTYNLLREDKGIQFDLELYNEALKVIHDFPQHYPFQVAASG from the exons ATGGCAGGCATACTGGATGTCCCGaagaccagaataaactgctctATGCTGTCGCAGCACATCAACAAACCGGTGTGTTTGGTCGGACGTGTTGAAAAG gtcCACCAGACAGGGAAGAGCTTCACCGTGTCGGATGGAGAAGGAAAGGTCGCATCAGTTGAGCTGAACGAACCC CTTGAAGAGGAGCTGAGCGGTGCCGTGGAGGTCATTGGTATGGTGTCTAACAAAGGGGAGATAATGGCCAGCACATACAACCTTCTTCGGGAGGACAAGGGCATTCAGTTTG ATCTGGAGCTGTATAATGAAGCCCTGAAGGTCATCCACGACTTCCCCCAGCACTACCCGTTTCAGGTGGCTGCAAGCGGATGA
- the umad1 gene encoding UBAP1-MVB12-associated (UMA)-domain containing protein 1: MFSFLGLRKDLKKSTPEKEVEGGFVIIGETVEEQRRRMQTMNIARPSTNVIVQSSKSSCTVPAQPTGTKQPTALPTTLLTAGAPAAEAASALPDLLGDVPFTLAPHVLSMQAGFPLIPDVLLSRDINYNLASFQYDFTLENSVLHNA; the protein is encoded by the exons ATGTTCAGCTTCCTCGGACTCCGCAAAGACTTGAAGAAGTCGACGCCTGAGAAGGAAGTGGAGGGCGGCTTCGTCATCATTG GAGAGACGgttgaagagcagaggaggaggatgcagacCATGAACATCGCACGGCCGTCAACAAATGTCATAGTGCAGTCATCAAAG TCATCCTGTACAGTTCCAGCTCAACCCACCGGCACAAAGCAGCCTACAGCTTTACCCACCACCCTGCTGACGGCAGGGGCCCCAGCGGCGGAGGCTGCCTCCGCTCTCCCAGATCTCCTCGGGGACGTCCCCTTCACTCTGGCTCCTCATGTCCTGTCCATGCAGGCAGGGTTCCCCCTAATTCCTGATGTGCTGCTCTCCCGGGACATAAACTACAACCTGGCTAGTTTTCAGTATGACTTCACTTTAGAGAACTCTGTGCTCCACAATGCCTAG